Proteins encoded together in one Ammospiza nelsoni isolate bAmmNel1 chromosome Z, bAmmNel1.pri, whole genome shotgun sequence window:
- the MACIR gene encoding macrophage immunometabolism regulator isoform X2, translated as MEVDVTGESRTTLSTLSVPLAEVSSAARTEAEKPRCSSTPCSPLRRTVAGYQILHMDSNYLVGFTTGKELLKLAHKYIGSEENKGESGPNLGSRHLDSGLPRSSRLYKTRSKYFQPYEIPAVNGRRRRRMPSSGDKYNKALPYEPYKALHGPLPLCLLKGKRAHSKSLDYLNLDKMSIKEPADTEVLQYQLQHLTLRGDRMFSRNST; from the coding sequence ATGGAAGTTGATGTGACTGGAGAGTCCAGAACTACCCTCTCCACCCTCTCTGTGCCTCTTGCAGAGGTGAGTTCTGCAGCCAGgacagaagcagaaaagccaCGCTGTTCCAGCACCCCCTGCTCACCATTGAGGCGGACAGTTGCAGGATATCAGATCCTTCACATGGATTCTAACTACCTGGTTGGCTTCACAACTGGAAAGGAACTGCTAAAATTAGCCCATAAGTATATTGGAAGTGAAGAGAACAAAGGAGAATCTGGTCCTAACTTGGGCTCCAGACATCTTGATTCAGGACTTCCACGTTCCTCACGTTTGTACAAAACCAGAAGTAAGTACTTCCAGCCCTATGAGATCCCAGCAGTAaatggaaggaggaggagacggatgcccagctctggggataAATACAATAAAGCTTTACCATATGAACCTTACAAAGCACTTCATGGTCCCCTGCCACTCTGCCTTTTGAAAGGTAAAAGGGCTCATTCAAAATCCCTAGACTACCTCAATTTAGACAAAATGAGCATTAAGGAACCTGCTGACACAGAAGTGTTACAATACCAGCTCCAACACCTTACTCTTAGAGGGGATCGTATGTTTTCAAGGAATAGCACATGA